The Candidatus Poribacteria bacterium genome contains the following window.
TTATTGGACGTTTGATCGACAAGACATTGCCGCTAATACAGTTAAAGATGTCTGGGGCGAAAATGATGCGACAATTGTAGGAGACCCCCAAGTTGTTGCTGGACAGGTAAAGGATGCTTTGGAATTTGATGGTTCAGACGATTATGTCAACTTGACAAACCTCGGAGACTTTGGGAGCTGGATGGGTACATCTACGTTTGAAGCCTGGATCAAAACCAGTTTCAAGAAAGATTGGACAACGCTTTTCAAAGTTATTGACAGAGATTGTAGTATGGGGTGGGGACTGGATTTCAACGCCTCAAGCCACTTTGATCAAATTGTTTTCAAGAAGGATACCATTAGCCGCTATATGCGGCATAAATTAGGAAAGAATGGATGCAAGAGTACAACCTCTGAAATCCCGGTTTCGATCTTTGATGGAAAATGGCATCACATTGTTCACGTAAATGACACTTATGTAGACAAAGTCGGGCTTGAGTTGAGAGAAAAACCTCTCTATATAGACGGTGAACTGCACCCTCCGGGTCTTTCCATTGTAACAGCATTAGACACCTTTATCCCGTTTGTGGAAGCTGTCTATCTCGGTGCAGGGAACAATCGTGGCAGGGCAGAGAGGTTCTTCCACGGCATCATTGATGAAGTTCGTGTTTATAATCGACCTCTCACGCATGATGAAGTCCGCCAAAATTTTGAAATCGGGCTTAGTGTGGAACCCACGCAGAAGTTGCCAACAGTCTGGGGTGCATTGAAAACGAGATGATAGAACACCCTTCTAACCTATCCAAAGTTTGGGGGAGAGATGATCCAGAAAATTTTTCTACTATTACGACTGCTTTTTGTGCCAATTCTGGCACTGACAGTTGGTTGTGGTGGCGAAGATGAGACACAGCAGAGAGCAGAAGATTTGGTTGGTAGATGGAAATTTGTATCGTTCGGGGAGCAATCTGTTGATGAAAGGATTGATGCCTTCTTTGATGACACGGGTGTGAAGGTTCATCTCACACAAAACAGTCTTGTTTTTGATGAGGACGGTTCGTGGGCACGGGACATTGGTGGTGAATTCGTTGGAGATTTAAGCAATATAATTGAACAAGTTTCCTTGTCTAAGGCGGAAGTGGATTTTTCTGACCAAGGCACCTATTTTGTTTCAGCGTCAGTGTTGTCATTGGTTACGCAAGATATTCGTGTGAGTGTTGAACCGCAATATTTTTGGAAATTAGTTGGCACAGCAGAAGAAGATTTCGCGCAACAGTTCCGCAGCGACATCTTTGGTGAGATCTATAAATTTAGTTGGGTTGTACAGAGTGATACGCTTGTTCTCACAGATGAAGAGGATCAGGAAGAGATAACTCTCAGAAAAATACGCAATTAATCCTGACTGTGTTAGATAGATTGGATGTCTAAAAAAGAACAACGGGCAGTGATGCCCGTTGTTCTTTTTTCCGTTTGTTCTAATGAGGTTACTCTGATTCGTATTCCATGAGGAATCCTCTGAACTCTCTACGATGCTTTTCCTCATCAGCAAGGAGTTTGATACAGAGGTCTTGGGTGACGTAGTCTAACCCGTCGCACAGGCGAATAATCTTATTGTATTGTTGAATCGCGACATTTTCCGCCTCAATGACCCCGTGGATCGCTGACACAAGGTCCGTTGAATCTTCTGGTGGTTGAAGCGTGGCTTGTTCGGGTTTAAAGGCAAACGAACCGGGCACTCGTCCATCTATTTCCTTGATACGGGCGGCAAGTTCCTGGGCATGTGTAATTTCTGTTTGGATATCTGTTGCCAGAGACTTCTTGATCTCTTCAGCACGGATGCCGTCCAGATCAATAGAAATAGCGAGGTAATTAATCGTTGTTTCCAACTCCAACCAATAAGCGCGAGTAAGTTCTTTGATGATTGCGTCGTTTGTTGCTTGATTCATGATGATTTCTCCTATAATGAAGTATTAGAATTTTTTATTTTTACATTTATTAGTATACCACAGATTAGAACGGATTTCAAAGAGACTCTAAAAACGCAATGAGTGCATCACGTTCTGTTTTTGACATCTGTTCAACGGCTCGCCGAGATGCCTCGGCTTCCCCACCGTGCCAGAGGATCGCTTCCATCAAGTCCCGCGCCCTACCATCATGGAGGAAATTGGTATGACCGTTAACCCTTTTCACTAAACCGATACCCCACAAGGGTGGTGTCCGCCATTCGCGACCGTTGGCGTGAAAATCAGGACGATTGTCTGCTAATTCCGGTCCCATGTCGTGTAGCAACATATCCGTGTAAGGATGAATTGTCTGGTTGCTAACTGACGGAACACCAGCTAAAACGCCCGTTCTTAACGTGGGGATGTGACAACTCGCACACTGTGCTTCGGCAAAGAGTTGCTCGCCTTGTTTGACCTGTGGATCGTCCACGTTGCGTCGCGCTGGGACTGCGAGAGTTTGAACGTAAAATGTGACGACTTCTAAAATCTCGTCGCTAACCTCCGGTGTCGCGCTGTGTTCAGTAAGTTGCGACTGCCCCGCCGAGTTTTCAACCCTAAACAGTGAGGTTGTTATGCCCATATCGTCGTTATATGCAGCTGCAACCTGTTGGAGCAATGTCGGTTGGTTGGCTTTCCATCCGAAACGACCAAGGGTGTAACGCTGTTGGACAACATCCCACACATAGTTGGGCTTTCCAGATATACCGTCTCCATCAGCATCGGCTTCATCTGCGTAGGCAAGAATGGCATCTTCAGGAATCGCTTCCAGCAAACCGAGTCCGAAGACGGCTGGTGCAACGCGTGGCGATACTTCGACATCTTCTGGCAACGGCTGATAGGTTTCCGTAACAGTGTAGTTCGGGTAACGCAGATGCACACGTGTTCCATCTGCTGTCGTCAACGTCTGCTCAGTATAGTCAATCTTAACTTTGCCTTCTGGATCTGCGTCCACAATGGCACGATTATTAAGTTGTGTCCCAAAGCCAGGCACCGGAATCGGTGGCTTTCCATCTATTGAATCCTCTGCCTTCGGGAGACTGAGTCTGAAAAGCAGGGACACGAGCCCTTCGTCAATCTTCGGTGGTCGTCCTCGACCATCACGAGAATGGCAGTTGATGCACGAGACGTTGTTATAGATGGGACCCAATCCGGGATTTACTACTGCAGGAGCTGTTACAAAAACGGCTTCAAATTCAACATCACCTTCCAGATGCTTCTCAAGTGCTGCTGCCGAAAGATTAGGCGCAGGGATTGAGAATGCGTGGCTTGATGCATCGAAAACAGTCGTCTCACCGCCGGAGAATTCGCTTGTGGAAAATACCGGTGTTGATTCTATTGCCACAGGCGATTCGGAATCACACGCGCTCAGTAGAATTGACATCAAAACGGTTAAGGACAATAAACTGTAAAAATGTTTCATCTCTTTCGCTATTCACATTACAATAAGGCTATGAATGTGTCATGAGGGAACAGCACAAATGGCTGTTCCCTATGAAAACCAAATAGCCTTTTCATGTTTACATGAATTAAGAGTTTACGGCACGACGGAGCGTGCCTACTACTACTAATTAAACTCGCTTGACGTAACAAGTGTGAGTATATCTGCTTCGAGCGTCTGTTGCACCTTGCTAACGGCATTGATCGCAGCTTGGACAGCCCCACGGTTCGCTGTAATCGAATCGCGGAATGGGTCTGGAATTGCGCCGATAGCGTCAATCGCTGCCTGCACCTCTTGCTGGAAACGAGCATCTAAATCAGGGTCGTGACTGTTCACGAAGTCGTTGAGACCTTGCCCGTCCGTCATAAATTTTCCCATATAGACGTTCTGGATTCCACGGATATTGTCTTGGAAATCTGAGATGGAGTTGAAGCTGAACTGAGATTCAACAAGGGTTGTATCGGATTCGTTGTAAGGATCAGAGATTTTACCATTCGCGACTTCATCAGCGATGGTGATCATGCCGTTGACCATCTCTTGCACGGCGGAACTCTGTGAAGGATAGATGGCACTTCCCGCGCCAGCTTGTGCGACGGCATTGCTGAAGTTTTCACCTTCTGGTGCCCACGCCAACCGCAGTTGAGAGGTACTCGCCTTGAGATTCTCTGTTGTTGAAACGAGGTACTCCAGTTCACGAGCGGTTATATCCGAGGCTTTACGTTGGTTGCCATCACGGAACAGCAGGAATTCAATTGTGTGAAATCCTTTCTGTGTATCTTCTAATCCACTGACAAAATCTACTGTCAATGCGTCATCACTATCCAAAACGGATTGTAGGTTAACGTGATCAACGGGCCAGCTGTCTAGTGCTGGATCAAGACCTTGTGTGTCTACTGGACCGAACAGGAACGCTTCGCTCTGTTCCCACGGCTTCCGCGTTGCTATCCACGCTTGTTGCGCTTTTTCAAGATTTGCTTGCGAGGTATCAGCTTTCAGGACTTTGATGGCTGCTAACAACTCACCTGCTTTTTTATCCAAATCGATGTATGTGGCTAATACAACCGTATTGGCAAAATCGTTGAGCATCGCGCCAGCATCAAAAGTTTCAGCCTGTAGGTTGTTTTGTTCCTCGTCTTCATCACTTCCGCATCCCACAACAAAAGTGGATGCGAGGAGCAAACAACACAGTCCTATAACGAGTTTTGACTTGCAAGCTGCGTCAAAAAGTGTCCAAATCTTATAGAGTTTCATGAACATCTCCATGGAATGGTTATCAGTTATCGGTTATCAGTTTTCAGTTAATCTCCTGTGGTAGTAAAAGTATCTATTACTGCTCCAAGAGGACTCTTAACTCTCACTGCGGGGCAAACTGAAAACTGACAACTGAAAACTCTTATCAATATTGAAAACCGAAACCGAGCGCGAAGGTATTTTCCTTATTTTTATCCTTCGTTGCTAACCGTCGGAGAGAATAGTGGCTCTTGAAAACCATCTTTGGATGGATGTGGTAGTTAATACCGAAAGTCCATGTGCGCCTTTCCCACCGCGGAT
Protein-coding sequences here:
- a CDS encoding LamG domain-containing protein; the protein is MKKLIYPFISLLAVAAFCHSGYTEAVVTDGLVSYWTFDRQDIAANTVKDVWGENDATIVGDPQVVAGQVKDALEFDGSDDYVNLTNLGDFGSWMGTSTFEAWIKTSFKKDWTTLFKVIDRDCSMGWGLDFNASSHFDQIVFKKDTISRYMRHKLGKNGCKSTTSEIPVSIFDGKWHHIVHVNDTYVDKVGLELREKPLYIDGELHPPGLSIVTALDTFIPFVEAVYLGAGNNRGRAERFFHGIIDEVRVYNRPLTHDEVRQNFEIGLSVEPTQKLPTVWGALKTR
- a CDS encoding ferritin-like domain-containing protein — encoded protein: MNQATNDAIIKELTRAYWLELETTINYLAISIDLDGIRAEEIKKSLATDIQTEITHAQELAARIKEIDGRVPGSFAFKPEQATLQPPEDSTDLVSAIHGVIEAENVAIQQYNKIIRLCDGLDYVTQDLCIKLLADEEKHRREFRGFLMEYESE
- a CDS encoding c-type cytochrome — protein: MKHFYSLLSLTVLMSILLSACDSESPVAIESTPVFSTSEFSGGETTVFDASSHAFSIPAPNLSAAALEKHLEGDVEFEAVFVTAPAVVNPGLGPIYNNVSCINCHSRDGRGRPPKIDEGLVSLLFRLSLPKAEDSIDGKPPIPVPGFGTQLNNRAIVDADPEGKVKIDYTEQTLTTADGTRVHLRYPNYTVTETYQPLPEDVEVSPRVAPAVFGLGLLEAIPEDAILAYADEADADGDGISGKPNYVWDVVQQRYTLGRFGWKANQPTLLQQVAAAYNDDMGITTSLFRVENSAGQSQLTEHSATPEVSDEILEVVTFYVQTLAVPARRNVDDPQVKQGEQLFAEAQCASCHIPTLRTGVLAGVPSVSNQTIHPYTDMLLHDMGPELADNRPDFHANGREWRTPPLWGIGLVKRVNGHTNFLHDGRARDLMEAILWHGGEAEASRRAVEQMSKTERDALIAFLESL